ACATGGCTTGATGTTAAAATACACAGTGAGGGACGGAAGAGAGATGGATGAGGGACAGAATAGAGACAGGATGAGGGACAGAAGACAGTTAATGATCTGTATTTTGGGTCAGGCCAACTGGTGTGCTCCAGAAGCAATGAGGTCCTCGGTCATTCTGGAAGCACCATACCAGTGAAGGTCAAAGGTTTTTGTTAAAGGTTGCCAGATGTTGCTTCTGAACTCCCTCAGCTAAGGTGACAATAACCTGCGTATTCAAATGGTGGGGATTATAAAAGGATTTTTCAGCAACTGGCTCAGCAAAGTGGGTTCAGCTCACAAATCAATTCTAGCACTTAAATAGCTATTTGACTGTTTAAATGCAGTTACAACTGGACTGACAAGAAACCTTGACACAAAAGTTTTCAATATTCACCATGACGATTCCAAGAAACAGAAACTGTGAGGGGAGCATTTCTGAACATGAATTAATCCTTCTCCCAATCCCAATTATCACTCCAATGAGAATTTGACACGTTGACACTGAGCTAAACTGAAGTCCTGCGACTGAAAAAAGATATCTTCCAGTAAATGCATAGGAATCTTCTTTTTGGTACTGTGTTTCAGCTATCCCTGACCAGGCTATATGAATCAATATTCCCTCAGGGACGGCCACTTAGCACAGCAGTGACCTCTGTTCGATGGGAACTTTCTGGAAGCCCTCAGCAAAAGGTCAGCGCGGGAGAACAAAGATCCAGTCGTGTGACTTCACATGAAAGTCCATTGCAGAGCACCAGGTGACTGAGCTTGACAACAGCCGTCCATCCACACGACAAGACCAGTTGTTTGCCCTGGCAGCTTTCAAAGGGCCCATATCctatattttcttttattttatagTTTTTCTTGAGGTCCACTTATGTTTGCGTGGTTTATGTTTCCTCATGATTCATTTGCGAACGTAAGTTGCTGAGTGGggatggcgaacgtaacactcgtgacggagtgttttttcaatagccctgaaataaatgctccgttttttttttggtccgtatccagttaatcaggaatgagattgggtccagacaggactgcgttcgggtccggatccggaccgcggtccgccagttgagtacccctgcactaTGGTTTAGATGATGAAAGGGCAGATCTCTGTGTTGGGTAAGCAAAGGTCTGGGGAGATGAAACTGGGGAACCTCTCAGTTACAAACTTCTCCTGATCTCCTGGTGTTGTGACTCAACATCTTCATGTTGTGACTCGTGCCTCGTCTAAAGTCCATTTGCGGCTAGAGGCAAGCGAAGCTAACCAATTTACAATGTGTGAcctgtgcagtctgtgtgtgtgtgtgtgtgtgtgtgtgtgtgtgtgtgtgtgtgtgtgtgtgtgtgtgtgtgtgtgaggagcaaCCTCTCCTCAGGAAATTGCACATCTCAGTTTTGCTTTTCCCGAAACACACAATGCCACACATCTGCCAACACTGAGTGCTGATTCATCCGTTCAGCCCCCGGAGCTCAGCAAGTCGAACCTTTAACCAAAGAGGACAGGGGACAGTTTAAAACCACCCGAGACATTTCATCCTGATGGCCAGCGACTTTGAGAACATGGAGGAGCTCTCAGACTCTAGAGCTGCTGTCATCCTGCTCGTCAGCTCAGACCCCAGGAACTGTGGGTCTTTATATTACATGGCATGAACGTATCGTTGGGTTCGAAGGTAGCAGGAGTGGGTAAAAACATTCAAATGTCCCTCAGCGGAACCACAAGGTTCTTCCTAGTATGTGGATGTATAACTTTTTGTAAAGTGCATTTTCCCATAAACTGAAAAAGTCAAAACAGAGGAAGGAATGTGTTCAAATACTAGACCTCGACGCTGATGGAGTCTGTGAGCACTTCTAACACAGCAACAAAGTGGATGGAGTTAAAGGGTTTGTGGGAATTGCAGTTCCTGTGTGTCCCCCAGGGAATAAGTATATCAGCAGTGTCCCAGTTTGGCTCTCTGATTGAAAGTTGCATGCTTCTTTAGCCATGTGGCTGTGCCAAAGAGGAAATATCAGGACAGGAGCACTCACGGTCCTGCATATAATCAACTGCCCTGTGGAAAAGATGAGAGGACATTGAGAATGCTTACGAGGACCAgtttgctcacacacacacacatacttttgCTCACCCTCCAGTGTCTCACTTTGAAAGTAATTGATGAATCATAgaaaaaaggtgtgtgtgtgtgagtgtgtgtgtgtgagagtgtgaaagAGATGGGAATGAATGAAGCTTAGCTAAGGCCTTGATCAGGTTTTGCTTCATACCTGGCCACAGTTCAGCAGAACAAATGAAATACTCGGTTTGCCATAGAGAGCGTTCCAACGCCGTCTCTCAAAGTGAATGCAGTGCGAGTCACGCTCGGCTGATGGCCACGAGCCCCGCCCTGCCtgctaaccccgcccctcccccctccccctcctgacTCCACGCACATCCATCTGGTGGCGACACGCTGGCCAAAGCGCCTCTGACTCGACCTGCTCGCGACGCTTGGCCTCTTCTCCCTCCGCTCATCGAGCCAGTGGGCACGTCTCAGGCAGGGAGAGAAATAGTTCTCCCTCCATAAAAAGGGACAGGAATCGAATCAGGACAGAGTGCATTAGCGTAATGGGAGAAGTGAGTCGCGCTGGCAGATgagccctcttcctcctcttcctcctcttcctcccactGGCCCCATGCTGCAGTTTTCACGGCCATCGCCACATctgtggggtgaggtgggggggttgcttataaatattattatccTAATCCCCAGATATAGTTTAAACCAcgaaacaacacacacagcttgaCTGACAGTAATATTTCTAAACACCTGTAGTATTAAGGCTCAGAGTGGCAACGCATGGAGAGATTTCGGGGCACCTCTGTCACTTCTGAACCTCAGAGCTCCTCACTGAGATTAAGCAGCATCTGACTTAATTAGCCAAGTGTGGACGGGATGTGGACATAAGCTTTCAGAGAGCAGCTGTCCGGACGTCTCTGCTGCAGGCAGCGAGCAGTCGTTTACAGAAAGTAGATTTAACTCATCCTGACCCTGTGAATTGAGTGAAAGGTTGCTAGTGGTCATTGCCATTATAATGAATCACACCTTTAAAGATCTTTAATGTGATCTTTTCATTAGGCATATCTAATTGCACAGGAAGGACAGTAAATTCACTTTATATGGAACAGCATAAATCAAAGCCTGAAAATATAGATATAGGTTCTCCTATATCTAACTCTAACTATATAAACTCCTGTTGGTATGTAAATGCTTGTGGTTTGTGGACTATTCTTAGATTAACGTAAAGACATTCATTCGTCCGCAACTGATTTTCCAGGTTTTTAATATCATTTTTTTTCGTTAAATACACACTCATGCAGAGGCCCAGTACAGGTGGCATTGCATAGACGACGCACAATACCGGTCACACCTCCTCTTTCTGGGTCAGTGCAAAGACAGTACAGTGATCAGCAGCTATGTGGAGGAAGCCTCCATCAACGCTTTATTACATCAGCGTCTTCTCCTGTCTGCCTCCAAGCCTCTGAAATATTCATGCACTATTCCTTCCAGATCTTCAATGgacagatgaagaaagtagaggAGGGGGCACAAACATGCCGTCTTCAAGTGCAACATGGCCGTCAATAGCTATGAAATATTCAGAAGTCTCTCTTAGCCCCCATGCGGGAGACAACACTTGAGCTTTAATTAGACGAGCAGCCAGTCCGTTTAGGGTGCAGACGTGTCATCGTCCAGAGTAACAGGTGAGCGGCATTTGACAGCCAAGTGCAGAGTTGTGCATCAAAGCAAGACTCCTTCAAGGGAGTCTCGCTCACCCGCCCAGCAGCAGGAACAGGAAGTCGGACAGGAAGACGGAAATAGGTCAGTCGCTATTCACCCTGAGAACCGACGCCAAGAAAGTGTCGTTGTATCTATTGATTTTTTTAAACTAAGTGCTTCTTAAGACTCGTTTGAGCTCCGCATAAATGTCTTTTGTTCATGTTTTGAGAATTCACAGCTGAGTATTCTACTAGACTAACAGGTCCCGATCTCCCAACGACAGTCTGAAGTTTCGTCCCTGGGCAGAAAACTAAGGGCACGTGTTCTACAGTCGCTCTGAGGAGCTGCGAACGTTGCTCTCAGCGTTGCTGCTTGTCTACGATTGGCCAGCGTGGATGCGATCATCTAGTCAGGGGTTCACGTCGCCTTGCCAGTCTCCACAAGGCCTGCCGTGCAGACGACGTCAACGTCCTGGATGCTGGAGGCGTCCGAGACGTCCCCGCCACTCGCGACGCTGCTCCCAGAGGACTGGCTGGCCAGGAGGGACCCGTGAGAGTAGAGGTCCTTCACGTCGAAGAACAGCAGTCCAGGGATGGGGCCCCTGATCTTGGCGGCGAACTGGTCCGCTAGCACGATGGCCTTCTGTCTCTCGTAGTACTTGGAGAACTTGTTGAAGATAGTGCTGACGGGCAGGGCCACCACCAGCAGGCCGCAGATGATGCAGAGGGTGCCGACGAGCTTGCCGGCCAGGGTGACGGGACACGTATCCCCGTAACCCACGGTGGTCATGCTGATGGTGGCCCACCACCAGCCCACTGGGATGTTCTGGAGCTCAGACTCGTCCTCGTCCCTCTCCACGAAGTAGATGAGCACAGAGAAGATGGAGATGCCCACGGCGAGGAAGAGCACCAGGAGGCTGACCTCGTGGTAGCTGTGTCGGAGCGTGGCGCCCAGCGACCTCAGGCCCACCGAGTGCCGGGCCAACTTCAGGACGCGGAAGACGCGCATGAGTCTCAGAATCTGCACCACTTTCCCCACGTTCTCCAGTTCCTGGCTCTCCTCGGCTTGGGCCACCTCCAGCAGCAGCGTGGCGTAGAACGGCACGATGGAGACCATGTCGATGAGGTTGAGGGCGTTTCGGGCGAACTTGCGAAAGCACGGCGTGGTGGCCAGGCGGGCGGCGAACTCCACCGTGAACCACACCACGCTGACCGTCTCGAAGGC
The nucleotide sequence above comes from Brachyhypopomus gauderio isolate BG-103 unplaced genomic scaffold, BGAUD_0.2 sc43, whole genome shotgun sequence. Encoded proteins:
- the kcns3a gene encoding potassium voltage-gated channel subfamily S member 3a, yielding MVYGQILHRTGPDDSFLNLNVGGYKQRVARGVLQCFPHTRLGRLLLCRSEAAILELCDDYSAGESEYYFDRNPRFFCYVLNFYHTGRIHLMEELCVFSFSQELEYWGIGELNLDSCCSGRFHEQKEGGGHDWIEDEALRQHLQDGSESSTEASSSDDEAEKFEGAWCWRGRRELWLRLENPTHSRSAKVLALVSLAMVLTSIAAMCVHSMPEFHRLDDNEKPVEDPVLAAFETVSVVWFTVEFAARLATTPCFRKFARNALNLIDMVSIVPFYATLLLEVAQAEESQELENVGKVVQILRLMRVFRVLKLARHSVGLRSLGATLRHSYHEVSLLVLFLAVGISIFSVLIYFVERDEDESELQNIPVGWWWATISMTTVGYGDTCPVTLAGKLVGTLCIICGLLVVALPVSTIFNKFSKYYERQKAIVLADQFAAKIRGPIPGLLFFDVKDLYSHGSLLASQSSGSSVASGGDVSDASSIQDVDVVCTAGLVETGKAT